Proteins from one Malaya genurostris strain Urasoe2022 chromosome 2, Malgen_1.1, whole genome shotgun sequence genomic window:
- the LOC131428950 gene encoding uncharacterized protein LOC131428950, producing the protein MWRRVNALSGKRRQNGFSLMANGNLIVNPIDIANEIGKYFESLSSNESLPSTFMKQKIESEITPTSFVPNSRQAYNQPFSATELAAALGAVRSKSAGIDDVSYPLLKHMPPVGKRALLDAFNRIWEGSPIPDAWKIAVVIPIPKRCQGVRSPSDFRPISLLPCSAKIMERLVNRRLTTLLEKRNLLDRRQFAFRKGLGTNIYMGCLGNCINKALADGSHIDIAILDIAKAYNTVWREGVLRQLHQWGIRGNLGLFLKQYLNKRNFKVRIGGLLSSQFNEVNGVPQGSVLAVTLFLISMNSMFATLPKGIHIFVYADDILLVSIGKTIARTRIKLQSAVNAVGKWACSVGFNISAPKCVYTHCCASQHRATDRPIKLNGANIPFKKQPIILGVTIDRKLTFKPHFQKVKKDCESRKRLMRTITSRHKKCNRQTALRICQAIIQTSSNWIELVSTLSPLFHGAIRIASNLLPSSPAEATCIEAGTLPFQWTTAVAIVRRALGFLEKTSGNDCVLLQTAKTVYENFAGTRLPKLARLIRVTDRLWFERGPNLDISLSHLIKVGDPPSTNLERYNRLVNRRYTNHTRLYTDGSKLDDSVGIGVSGTEPGLALRLPPSCSIFSAEAEAIVIATLKKPENIPTVIFSDSLSVISALQSGESRHPYVQQIEQNCDPLTTLCWVPGHCGIRGNEDADRLAALGRRSRTFHTKKVPASDIANYFERIATDHFIAHWRNQPGHTQKIKGSPDRWVDRNNRIEQKILSRLRVGHTRTTHAHTISKVSPTICGTCNTRLTVEHILVNCRGTDTTLLPQGSQPPRVHITQQLHLQQHPGPLPHPERMMERIQVATPPDTKQTSLPTTVRERIPPPPSIAGPPPHPQGLVGRTPAAPEELGPTSTRPVGE; encoded by the exons ATGTGGCGAAGAGTAAACGCACTGAGCGGTAAAAGGAGACAAAACGGTTTCTCCCTCATGGCAAACGGGAATTTAATCGTTAATCCAATAGACATAGCCAACGAGATCGGCAAATACTTCGAAAGCCTCTCGTCTAACGAATCCCTTCCTAGCACTTTCATGAAGCAAAAAATAGAATCTGAAATCACCCCCACCTCATTCGTACCAAACTCGAGACAAGCATACAATCAACCCTTCTCGGCTACCGAACTAGCAGCCGCACTAGGAGCGGTACGCAGTAAATCAGCAGGCATCGATGACGTCAGCTACCCTTTACTCAAACATATGCCCCCAGTAGGAAAACGAGCACTATTAGATGCCTTCAATCGAATCTGGGAAGGCTCTCCCATACCGGATGCTTGGAAAATCGCGGTAGTAATCCCCATCCCCAAAAGATGCCAAGGAGTCAGATCTCCAAGTGACTTTCGTCCAATCAGCCTCTTACCTTGTTCCGCAAAAATCATGGAAAGACTCGTCAACCGCCGTCTGACTACCCTCCTTGAAAAACGTAACTTATTGGACCGCCGACAATTCGCATTCCGGAAGGGACTAGGTACCAACATCTACATGGGATGCCTGGGTAACTGCATCAACAAAGCACTAGCTGACGGCTCGCACATAGACATCGCAATTTTAGATATTGCCAAGGCCTACAATACTGTTTGGCGCGAAGGTGTCCTACGACAATTGCATCAGTGGGGAATCCGTGGGAATCTCGGTCTCTTCCTCAAACAGTATCTTAACAAGCGAAACTTCAAAGTCAGGATTGGCGGGCTCCTGTCCAGCCAATTTAATGAGGTCAACGGCGTACCGCAAGGCTCTGTACTGGCAGTCACGCTGTTCCTCATCAGCATGAACTCCATGTTCGCGACCCTACCCAAAGGCATACACATATTCGTCTACGCAGACGACATCCTACTAGTGTCTATCGGAAAAACAATTGCTCGCACAAGGATAAAACTACAGTCAGCAGTCAACGCCGTAGGCAAATGGGCCTGCTCGGTAGGATTCAACATCTCCGCACCAAAGTGCGTATATACACATTGCTGCGCATCACAGCACCGAGCTACGGATAGACCAATAAAACTTAACGGAGCAAACATCCCTTTTAAAAAACAACCAATCATACTAGGGGTAACGATCGACCGGAAGCTAACCTTCAAGCCTCACTTTCAGAAGGTAAAAAAGGACTGCGAAAGCAGGAAAAGGCTGATGCGCACTATCACCTCACGTCACAAAAAATGCAACAGACAGACCGCACTACGCATCTGTCAGGCCATCATACAAACCAGCAGCAACTGGATCGAATTAGTAAGCACACTATCCCCACTGTTCCATGGAGCGATTCGAATCGCTTCAAACTTACTCCCCAGTTCGCCCGCAGAAGCCACATGTATCGAAGCCGGCACCCTGCCCTTCCAATGGACCACAGCAGTAGCCATCGTTAGGCGAGCCCTAGGCTTCCTAGAAAAGACGTCAGGAAACGACTGCGTACTCCTACAAACGGCCAAGACCGTATACGAGAATTTCGCAGGAACCCGCCTTCCGAAACTAGCACGACTAATCAGAGTGACTGACCGTCTGTGGTTCGAACGCGGCCCAAATCTGGACATTAGTCTGTCCCACCTAATCAAAGTTGGAGATCCCCCAAGCACTAACTTAGAACGATACAACCGACTAGTCAATCGCAGGTATACCAACCACACCCGACTATACACAGACGGGTCTAAACTGGATGATAGCGTTGGAATCGGAGTCAGTGGTACCGAACCAGGTCTCGCACTCCGCCTCCCCCCATCATGCTCTATTTTTTCGGCGGAGGCTGAGGCAATCGTTATCGCCACTTTAAAAAAACCAGAAAACATACCCACCGTCATTTTCTCGGACTCTCTATCCGTAATCTCAGCTCTACAATCCGGAGAATCACGGCATCCCTACGTACAGCAAATCGAACAAAACTGCGATCCACTCACAACACTAtgctgggtacccggccattgcgGCATACGCGGCAATGAAGATGCAGACCGTCTAGCCGCCTTGGGCCGACGATCGCGAACCTTCCACACCAAAAAAGTACCGGCATCCGATATCGCTAACTATTTCGAAAGAATAGCCACCGACCACTTCATAGCGCACTGGCGTAATCAACCTGGCCACACCCAGAAAATTAAGGGTTCACCTGACCGATGGGTCGATCGCAACAacagaatcgaacaaaaaatACTATCACGCCTACGAGTGGGACACACCAGAACGACACACGCCCATACCATTTCCAAAGTCAGCCCCACCATCTGCGGAACCTGCAACACCAGATTAACAGTAGAACATATCCTAGTGAACTGCAGA GGAACAGACACTACTCTCCTTCCTCAAGGAAGCCAACCTCCTCGAGTCCATATAACACAACAACTTCATCTTCAACAACATCCTGGCCCTCTGCCACATCCAGAACGGATGATGGAGAGGATTCAGGTGGCCACACCACCTGACACCAAGCAAACAAGCCTACCGACAACCGTACGCGAACGaataccaccaccaccatccaTCGCGGGCCCTCCGCCACACCCGCAAGGGCTCGTGGGGAGGACTCCCGCGGCCCCAGAAGAACTAGGACCAACCAGCACTAGA CCAgtcggcgaatga